In the genome of Desulfofarcimen acetoxidans DSM 771, one region contains:
- a CDS encoding 3'-5' exonuclease, translating into MSNRITVAIAADFLSCFSRIPRKEQDKVAEFINKFRTNPTSSGINYEKIKGARDPDFRSVRISGSYRGIIKKPEQGNVYLLLWVDTHDEAYAWAERKKCKINPETGSIQVYDVWDSPQETGQAAGEVRQPGLFSGISDRHLLKLGVPKELLPLVKSLRNGEELEETAGRLPQEAFEALFFLSCGYSLEEVLQSQETEADKQVDENDFLAALADLNSQRRFMVVEEDEELHAMLKAPLEKWRVFLHPAQRKLVEQNWNGPVRVLGGAGTGKTVAAIHRARYLAENVYTGSKDRILFTTFTRNLAADIKDQLRRICSPGTMARIEVVNLDRWVAGFLKQNGIAATLLVNGEEARSYWRKALTMAPVELGFSDEFYLEEWESVIQPQEVSSREEYLKASRLGRGTRVDRKVRAAIWPVFEEYRLLLQSAGKREPADAMRDARILIERGYQIPEYKAVIVDEAQDMSVQAMRLLRAVAGEERENDLFIVGDAHQRIYRHKVVLSKCGINVRGRSRKLRINYRTTDEIRKWSVAILNDLPIDDLDGELDDQKGYKSLLHGHPPVIRVFASEDEEIGFIVNYLQHLGQENWRDTCLVVRTGKLLEAYKGLLEAAGLPVFQINPHNSDDRAAEGIRLATMHRVKGLEFEFMILASVNDNVVPLPVSGAVSGDQVVREEHEIRERALLYVAATRAKREVVITCCGKPSPFILLI; encoded by the coding sequence TTGAGTAATCGTATAACTGTAGCCATTGCTGCGGATTTTTTAAGCTGTTTTTCTCGTATTCCACGCAAAGAACAAGATAAAGTGGCCGAGTTTATTAATAAATTTCGCACTAATCCCACTTCTTCCGGCATTAACTATGAGAAAATCAAGGGAGCCAGGGATCCTGACTTTCGATCAGTGCGGATCAGTGGTTCCTACCGGGGAATTATTAAAAAGCCGGAGCAGGGGAATGTCTATTTGCTGCTCTGGGTGGATACGCATGATGAAGCTTATGCCTGGGCTGAGCGTAAGAAATGCAAGATTAACCCGGAAACAGGAAGTATTCAGGTCTATGATGTCTGGGACAGCCCGCAGGAGACCGGTCAGGCAGCGGGGGAAGTCCGGCAGCCCGGACTGTTTTCCGGCATCAGCGACCGCCACCTGCTGAAACTGGGTGTTCCCAAAGAGTTGCTGCCGCTGGTAAAGTCCCTGCGTAATGGTGAGGAACTGGAGGAAACTGCGGGCAGGTTGCCCCAGGAGGCTTTTGAGGCCCTCTTTTTCCTGTCCTGCGGTTATTCTCTGGAGGAAGTCCTGCAAAGCCAGGAAACAGAGGCGGACAAGCAGGTGGACGAAAACGATTTTCTGGCGGCACTGGCTGATTTGAATTCTCAACGCCGCTTTATGGTAGTGGAAGAGGATGAGGAATTGCACGCCATGTTGAAGGCGCCTCTGGAAAAGTGGCGCGTGTTTCTCCATCCTGCCCAGCGCAAGCTGGTGGAGCAGAACTGGAACGGCCCGGTTCGTGTGCTCGGTGGGGCGGGTACGGGAAAGACTGTGGCAGCGATTCACCGGGCTCGCTATCTGGCGGAAAATGTGTATACGGGGAGTAAAGATCGCATTCTGTTCACCACTTTTACCCGCAACCTGGCGGCGGATATAAAAGATCAACTGCGCAGGATCTGTTCACCCGGGACAATGGCCAGGATTGAGGTTGTCAATCTGGACCGCTGGGTGGCTGGTTTTTTGAAGCAAAACGGTATTGCAGCCACACTTCTGGTTAACGGCGAGGAAGCAAGATCATACTGGAGGAAGGCTCTGACAATGGCTCCGGTTGAGCTTGGTTTTTCGGATGAGTTCTACCTGGAAGAATGGGAGAGTGTGATTCAACCCCAGGAAGTTAGCAGTAGGGAAGAATACTTGAAGGCTTCCCGGCTGGGACGGGGAACCCGTGTTGATCGCAAGGTGAGAGCCGCCATCTGGCCGGTATTTGAGGAGTATCGTTTGCTGCTACAGTCGGCGGGCAAGCGGGAACCGGCAGATGCGATGAGGGACGCACGTATTCTCATCGAAAGAGGGTATCAGATCCCGGAATATAAGGCTGTCATTGTGGATGAGGCTCAGGATATGAGTGTGCAGGCAATGCGGCTGCTCAGGGCGGTTGCCGGGGAGGAGAGGGAGAACGACTTATTCATAGTGGGTGATGCACACCAGCGCATCTACCGGCACAAGGTTGTTTTGTCCAAGTGCGGGATTAATGTTCGGGGCCGGAGTAGAAAGCTGCGCATAAATTACCGGACGACTGATGAGATTCGCAAGTGGTCGGTGGCGATTCTTAATGATCTGCCGATCGATGATCTGGACGGGGAATTGGATGACCAGAAGGGTTACAAGTCTCTGCTGCACGGCCATCCTCCGGTTATCCGGGTGTTTGCCTCAGAGGATGAGGAGATTGGATTTATCGTTAATTATCTTCAGCATTTGGGGCAGGAGAACTGGCGCGACACCTGCCTGGTAGTCAGGACGGGCAAGCTGCTGGAGGCTTATAAGGGTTTGCTTGAAGCTGCGGGACTTCCGGTATTTCAGATCAACCCGCATAATTCCGATGATAGGGCAGCGGAAGGCATCCGGCTTGCTACTATGCACCGGGTCAAGGGGTTGGAATTTGAGTTTATGATCCTTGCTTCGGTTAATGATAATGTGGTGCCGCTGCCTGTGAGCGGTGCGGTATCGGGTGATCAGGTGGTCAGGGAAGAACATGAAATCAGGGAGCGGGCACTGCTTTATGTGGCGGCGACTAGGGCTAAGAGAGAGGTTGTGATTACCTGCTGCGGGAAGCCCAGCCCCTTTATCTTGTTAATATAA
- a CDS encoding DEAD/DEAH box helicase, giving the protein MIPSVLARQVRQGVEDFLRTTFPTSTPYFSGMLERFLVREKELFQGPYLTIRLPFRKGTGNRNRFTGIPLPYTPYLHQEKAFDRLSGDFARSTLVATGTSSGKTECFLFPVLDHCLQHAGTSGIKAIFIYPMNALATDQAIRIARLIHDIPALRDNKITAGLYVGESEQNPSRVMLRDSVITDKLTLRKSPPDILLTNYKMLDYLLIRPEDRELWRGNSPHTLKYLVVDELHTFDGAQGTDLACLIRRLKARLDISAGCLCCVGTSATLGDDSSFSELTGYAAQLFGEEFEREAVITEDRLSAAEFLASSFIESMSVPDFSSLEKLDPERYESEGEYLRSQIALWFDWQLADAEMQQPDWQVKLAERLKGHYLFQNIMKQVDSKILSYEEVLQQMERFLPERGERGSRYRELLLTGLLALIAASCIWQEETPEDASRREAEGGSRPWRPFLQLQVNFWLRELVRMVGTVIKPAENDGEPFLPELHFSDDLKHEQLRRSLPVIHCRECWATGWVSVKKSEGLYDSVALEDLKAFYVLFFAKHPDVAYLFPVENEEQVQGQHYLLCSRCLTLSDPRFQESCAACGSREVIPVFMPNMLESSASGQVHITEDCPFCGSKKSLTILGYRSAGLSSVMISQVFASPHNDDKKLLAFSDSVQDAAHRAGFFSARTYRFNLRTALQCFVQDGGSGLALDDFTGGFAAYWQNRMTPEEFITTFLPPDKIWFNDYQEMLRTGRLKPGSTLLADVTKRLVWEIHSEYGLNARIGRTLEKSGCSVLMPDSDRLAGVIKVIQERIAGEIEALRSADMVKTTWLVAGLWLRLKNNGAIDQWMLDSYIQNFGSPWHLGNLLKWLPTAGPGTRLPAFFSETVTRKSRFDTLHRSHGSTWYERWYDKCLGSTYVLYATLIDEVFRIVLAEMAAAGLLVQREVQGRKVWGLNPVHSLVSDQVAQLRCRECGHVMAVALAFLPNMEGSPCTRAGCAGEYSYDRELSGKVNYYGHLYSSGQVQRVFAKEHTGLLKREDREKVEQEFKSGITTRKPWFSNLLSCTPTLEMGIDIGDLSSLILCSVPPGQAQYTQRIGRAGRRDGNAFHATVANAKPHDLHFFLEPQEMMQGGVPTPGIYLNAPAVLERQLTAYCLDQWVNTGIPVTAIPRKLGQVLAAWKSKDRSTRFPVNFLTYVHENSAALLAGFIALFDDVLELSTVDRLRVFLQGEAGDSDLRYRVAERLEEILKELDVLNKKVTKLGSQIKANRAKPRDVETESELKELLSEKEALQSVISKIRECDTFNFFTDEGLLPNYAFPESGVTLRSIIWRRRETVTEGQSTYENFIYDYERGASAAMRELAPASTFYAGGRRVVVDRLDLGISELEKWRFCPNCTHAVREGLEPPGGSCRSCGDTRWADAWQVRQILRLRQVYATTEDKVSYITDSSDNRETTFFNQAFLVEVGPGQVQESYALAGSDVPFGYEYIARATFRDVNLGLAEDLTGGFMIAGNTYRSKGFEVCPHCGMVKLPGKEIRHLPSCKTRRQSTEDKLTEFVCLYREMASEAVRVLLPVLQWGDDIQVALFSIVAALQLGLERVFQGSVDHLSTTLQEEPVPGASYRRQYLVIYDRVPGGTGYLKQLMQEETSLMRVLTEALEILEQCSCKDVPEKDGCYRCLYSYKSSSRMNNISRRIAIKLLAGIVAEKDKLQKVEDLGSVKMNPLFDSELERRFIETLERYHWGGAGVQVSKDIVNGKPGYVLTVDGRVWLIEPQVNLDQADGVSLPCRADFLLRPARSSEQVLPIAVFTDGYAFHNRRVGKDMAQRMAIAVSGRFQVWSLSYKDVEHHYGAGQGDYYLDGLRPEVLLNGAMLAPVWQRFFTRPFARMERQDSFTMLARYLKDPDSAAWSRGALAYLLASVNPQDAEDLTDWQEQVQSLLPAGAGNLLPEEGKFYGKIVLQRARDVPGITVYAAATPAAIQHADAVEAFILLQLHDLTGEQGADNEAVWNGFLRLYNLFHFLPNALAVTNEGLEQHEYDGICFRGKSAPAAGLEVMVTEDWAAVRDLVAAEVHPLLELLAADGCEVPEAGLEIQSGGRVVAVAELAWEDRRIAVLEEEYLLLVDKLTSEGWRVFALSELTALETIPLDFQSVLRRDRLE; this is encoded by the coding sequence ATGATTCCATCCGTACTGGCAAGACAGGTGAGGCAGGGAGTGGAGGACTTCCTGCGCACCACCTTTCCCACCTCCACGCCATATTTCAGCGGTATGCTGGAGAGGTTTCTGGTGCGGGAAAAAGAGCTGTTCCAGGGCCCGTACCTTACCATCCGGCTGCCCTTTCGCAAGGGTACCGGTAACCGGAACCGTTTTACCGGAATTCCCCTGCCCTATACGCCTTATCTGCACCAGGAAAAGGCTTTTGACCGGCTTTCCGGTGATTTTGCCCGGTCAACTCTGGTAGCCACCGGAACCAGTTCGGGTAAGACCGAGTGCTTTTTGTTTCCTGTCCTGGATCACTGTCTGCAGCACGCGGGAACTTCAGGTATTAAGGCTATTTTTATTTACCCGATGAATGCTCTGGCAACTGATCAGGCTATCCGTATTGCCAGATTAATCCACGATATACCTGCACTGCGCGATAATAAAATTACTGCCGGTCTCTATGTGGGTGAGAGTGAGCAGAATCCGTCCAGGGTAATGCTGCGGGACAGTGTGATCACGGATAAGCTTACCCTGCGCAAAAGTCCACCGGACATTCTTTTGACCAACTATAAGATGCTGGATTACTTGCTTATCCGTCCTGAAGACCGGGAATTGTGGCGGGGTAACAGCCCGCATACCTTGAAGTACCTGGTAGTGGATGAACTTCATACTTTCGACGGTGCTCAAGGAACAGATTTGGCCTGCCTGATCCGCCGGCTCAAAGCCCGGCTGGATATTTCGGCGGGCTGCCTGTGTTGTGTGGGAACCTCCGCCACACTGGGCGATGACAGTTCTTTTAGTGAACTTACCGGTTATGCGGCTCAACTTTTTGGCGAAGAGTTTGAGCGGGAAGCGGTTATCACAGAGGATCGCCTGAGTGCAGCCGAGTTTTTGGCCAGCAGTTTTATAGAATCCATGTCTGTGCCTGACTTTAGCAGCCTGGAAAAACTTGACCCGGAGAGGTATGAGAGTGAAGGGGAATACTTGCGTAGCCAGATTGCCCTGTGGTTTGACTGGCAGCTTGCGGATGCTGAAATGCAGCAGCCGGACTGGCAGGTCAAACTGGCGGAGCGGTTAAAAGGACATTACCTGTTTCAAAATATCATGAAACAAGTGGACAGCAAAATTCTCAGTTATGAAGAAGTGCTGCAGCAGATGGAGCGTTTTTTGCCGGAGCGGGGTGAGAGAGGGAGTAGGTACCGGGAACTGCTGCTCACCGGCCTGCTGGCTTTGATTGCGGCCTCATGTATCTGGCAGGAGGAAACTCCTGAAGATGCAAGCCGGCGGGAAGCAGAGGGCGGCTCAAGGCCCTGGCGGCCTTTCCTGCAGCTGCAGGTGAATTTCTGGCTGCGGGAACTTGTACGCATGGTAGGCACTGTGATCAAGCCGGCCGAAAATGACGGTGAGCCATTTCTGCCGGAACTCCATTTTTCCGATGATCTTAAGCATGAACAGCTTCGCCGCTCCCTGCCGGTAATCCATTGCCGGGAGTGTTGGGCTACCGGTTGGGTATCGGTGAAGAAAAGTGAAGGTCTGTATGATTCCGTTGCCCTGGAGGATTTAAAAGCCTTTTATGTGCTGTTTTTTGCCAAACACCCGGATGTTGCTTATCTTTTTCCGGTTGAGAATGAGGAGCAAGTTCAAGGTCAGCACTACCTGCTCTGCAGCCGCTGCTTGACTTTATCCGACCCGCGGTTTCAAGAGAGTTGTGCAGCTTGCGGCAGCCGGGAGGTTATACCGGTATTTATGCCAAATATGCTGGAGAGTTCAGCTTCCGGGCAGGTACATATTACGGAAGATTGCCCCTTCTGCGGCAGCAAGAAGAGCCTGACCATTTTAGGCTACCGGAGTGCCGGGCTTTCCAGCGTGATGATCTCTCAGGTTTTTGCTTCTCCGCACAACGATGATAAGAAACTCCTGGCTTTCTCGGATTCTGTGCAGGATGCCGCCCACCGGGCCGGTTTCTTTTCAGCGAGAACCTATCGTTTCAATCTCAGGACGGCCCTCCAGTGTTTTGTGCAGGACGGGGGGAGCGGACTGGCTCTGGATGACTTTACCGGGGGCTTTGCGGCCTACTGGCAGAACAGAATGACACCGGAGGAGTTTATCACTACCTTCCTGCCGCCGGATAAAATCTGGTTTAACGATTACCAGGAGATGCTTCGCACGGGCAGGCTGAAGCCAGGATCCACGCTGCTTGCCGATGTGACTAAACGGTTGGTCTGGGAAATTCATTCCGAGTATGGTTTGAATGCCCGCATTGGCCGAACCCTGGAGAAGTCAGGCTGTTCTGTCTTAATGCCCGATTCTGACAGGCTGGCCGGGGTGATTAAGGTTATTCAGGAACGGATTGCCGGTGAAATAGAGGCCTTGAGATCTGCAGATATGGTTAAAACCACCTGGCTGGTAGCCGGTTTGTGGCTGCGTCTGAAAAATAACGGGGCTATTGACCAGTGGATGCTGGATTCATATATTCAAAATTTCGGGTCACCCTGGCACTTGGGCAATTTGCTCAAGTGGCTGCCCACGGCCGGGCCCGGTACCCGTTTGCCTGCCTTCTTTTCCGAGACTGTAACCCGTAAGAGCCGCTTTGACACACTGCACCGGAGCCACGGGTCCACCTGGTATGAACGCTGGTATGACAAGTGTTTGGGGTCAACTTATGTCCTGTACGCCACACTGATCGACGAGGTATTCAGGATTGTCCTTGCGGAAATGGCCGCTGCTGGGCTTTTAGTGCAGCGGGAGGTTCAGGGCAGGAAGGTTTGGGGTTTAAACCCGGTGCACAGCCTTGTGAGTGACCAAGTGGCGCAGCTCCGCTGCCGGGAGTGTGGGCATGTGATGGCGGTAGCCCTTGCTTTTCTGCCCAATATGGAGGGGTCACCTTGTACCCGTGCCGGTTGTGCCGGTGAGTACAGTTATGACAGGGAGTTGTCCGGCAAGGTTAACTACTACGGGCATCTCTATTCTTCCGGGCAGGTGCAGAGGGTATTTGCCAAAGAGCATACTGGCTTACTTAAACGCGAAGATCGTGAAAAGGTGGAGCAGGAATTTAAGTCTGGCATTACCACGCGCAAACCCTGGTTTTCCAATCTCCTTTCTTGTACGCCGACACTGGAGATGGGTATTGACATTGGCGATCTTTCTTCGCTGATTCTCTGTTCGGTACCGCCGGGACAGGCTCAGTATACCCAGCGCATAGGTCGTGCCGGACGCCGTGACGGTAACGCCTTTCATGCTACTGTGGCCAATGCGAAGCCGCACGACCTGCACTTTTTCCTGGAGCCCCAGGAGATGATGCAGGGAGGTGTTCCCACGCCGGGGATTTATCTCAATGCTCCGGCAGTTCTAGAAAGGCAGCTTACAGCTTATTGCCTGGATCAGTGGGTTAATACCGGAATTCCGGTTACTGCTATCCCGCGCAAATTAGGGCAGGTATTAGCGGCATGGAAAAGCAAGGACAGAAGTACACGCTTTCCGGTAAACTTTCTGACCTATGTGCATGAAAACAGTGCTGCCCTGTTGGCAGGTTTTATCGCGCTATTTGATGATGTTCTGGAGTTGTCTACTGTAGACCGCTTGCGTGTTTTTCTGCAGGGTGAAGCAGGCGACAGTGATCTGAGATACAGGGTGGCCGAACGGTTGGAGGAAATCCTCAAGGAATTGGATGTCTTGAATAAAAAAGTGACCAAACTGGGGAGCCAGATCAAGGCCAATCGTGCCAAACCGCGTGATGTGGAAACGGAAAGCGAGTTAAAAGAACTGCTCAGTGAAAAAGAAGCGTTACAGAGTGTTATCAGCAAGATCAGGGAATGTGACACATTTAACTTTTTTACCGACGAGGGGCTGTTGCCCAACTATGCTTTTCCGGAATCGGGAGTTACTCTGCGCTCAATAATCTGGCGCCGCCGGGAAACTGTGACGGAAGGCCAAAGCACTTACGAAAACTTTATTTATGATTATGAGCGGGGAGCTTCAGCCGCGATGCGGGAACTGGCACCGGCCAGCACCTTTTATGCCGGCGGGCGCAGAGTGGTGGTGGATAGGCTGGATCTGGGCATCTCCGAATTGGAGAAGTGGCGGTTCTGTCCTAATTGCACTCATGCCGTCCGCGAGGGTTTGGAACCACCCGGCGGGTCCTGTCGCTCTTGCGGAGATACCAGGTGGGCGGATGCCTGGCAGGTGCGCCAGATTCTGAGGTTGCGCCAGGTTTATGCAACTACTGAGGACAAGGTCAGTTATATTACTGACAGCAGCGATAACCGGGAGACGACTTTCTTCAACCAGGCCTTTCTGGTTGAGGTTGGGCCAGGGCAGGTGCAGGAGTCCTATGCACTGGCAGGCAGTGATGTTCCCTTTGGCTACGAGTATATTGCCAGGGCCACCTTCCGGGATGTAAATCTGGGTTTGGCCGAGGATCTTACCGGCGGGTTTATGATTGCCGGGAATACCTACCGCAGTAAAGGCTTTGAGGTATGTCCCCACTGCGGTATGGTTAAATTGCCGGGTAAGGAAATTCGCCATCTTCCCTCCTGCAAAACCCGCCGGCAGTCAACGGAAGACAAGCTGACGGAATTTGTCTGCCTGTACCGGGAAATGGCCTCGGAAGCTGTTCGTGTTTTGCTGCCGGTCCTACAATGGGGTGATGATATCCAGGTTGCACTTTTTTCTATTGTGGCAGCCCTGCAGTTGGGCCTGGAGCGGGTGTTTCAGGGCAGTGTTGACCACCTGAGTACGACCTTGCAGGAGGAGCCTGTACCCGGTGCCTCTTACCGCAGGCAGTACCTTGTCATCTATGACCGGGTTCCCGGGGGAACAGGATATCTCAAACAGCTGATGCAGGAGGAAACCTCTTTAATGAGAGTACTGACCGAGGCACTGGAAATCCTGGAGCAGTGCTCCTGTAAGGATGTGCCGGAAAAGGACGGGTGCTACCGCTGCCTTTACAGCTACAAAAGCAGTTCCCGGATGAACAATATCTCGCGCCGTATTGCTATAAAGCTGCTGGCAGGAATTGTTGCGGAAAAGGACAAGCTGCAGAAAGTTGAGGATCTGGGCAGCGTGAAGATGAACCCGCTTTTTGACAGTGAGCTGGAGCGGCGTTTTATTGAGACACTGGAGCGCTATCACTGGGGTGGTGCCGGTGTGCAGGTGAGCAAAGATATTGTCAACGGCAAGCCGGGGTATGTTTTGACCGTAGATGGGAGAGTCTGGCTAATCGAACCGCAGGTCAACCTCGACCAGGCGGACGGTGTCTCGCTGCCTTGCCGGGCTGATTTCCTACTCCGGCCCGCCCGTTCTTCGGAACAGGTGCTGCCCATAGCTGTGTTTACGGATGGTTACGCCTTTCATAACCGGCGTGTGGGAAAGGATATGGCCCAGCGTATGGCAATTGCGGTCAGCGGGCGTTTTCAGGTTTGGTCCTTGAGTTACAAGGATGTTGAACATCATTACGGTGCCGGTCAGGGTGATTATTACCTGGACGGTTTACGCCCGGAGGTTCTTTTAAACGGTGCGATGCTGGCACCGGTCTGGCAGAGATTTTTCACGCGGCCTTTTGCCCGGATGGAGCGGCAGGACAGCTTTACAATGCTGGCACGTTATCTCAAAGATCCCGACAGTGCTGCCTGGAGCAGGGGTGCACTGGCTTATTTGCTGGCTTCCGTCAATCCACAGGATGCTGAGGATTTAACTGACTGGCAGGAGCAGGTGCAGAGTTTACTGCCGGCCGGTGCCGGTAATTTGCTCCCTGAGGAAGGAAAATTCTACGGAAAAATTGTCCTGCAGAGAGCCAGGGATGTGCCCGGGATCACCGTTTATGCGGCGGCAACTCCGGCAGCAATTCAGCATGCCGACGCTGTGGAAGCCTTTATCCTCTTGCAACTGCATGACCTGACCGGGGAACAGGGGGCTGATAACGAAGCTGTGTGGAATGGTTTTCTGCGGTTGTACAATCTATTTCACTTCCTACCCAATGCTCTGGCTGTAACCAATGAGGGATTGGAGCAGCATGAATATGACGGCATTTGTTTCAGGGGGAAAAGCGCCCCGGCAGCCGGGCTGGAAGTTATGGTTACGGAAGATTGGGCTGCGGTGAGAGACCTTGTGGCTGCTGAAGTTCACCCTCTGCTGGAACTTCTGGCTGCTGACGGTTGTGAGGTACCGGAGGCCGGTCTGGAAATCCAGAGCGGGGGACGGGTTGTGGCAGTGGCCGAACTAGCCTGGGAAGACCGGCGCATTGCTGTTCTGGAAGAGGAATATCTGCTGCTGGTTGATAAACTGACTTCTGAGGGATGGCGGGTTTTTGCCCTGTCTGAATTAACGGCGTTGGAAACAATCCCTTTAGATTTTCAATCAGTATTAAGGAGGGATAGGCTTGAGTAA
- a CDS encoding UvrD-helicase domain-containing protein → MSGKTTELKKRYLNLLKSGINSDNIRVFTSTAQQGSKWRESINVSAAGKLNIYTFFGFVQRELRRYWNLVNANHSVEPIFINIESSQFPTRIVLINYAKIIGSFKSMPRPGV, encoded by the coding sequence GTGTCCGGTAAAACCACGGAACTAAAAAAAAGATATCTAAACCTTCTTAAATCGGGAATAAACTCAGACAATATACGGGTATTTACATCTACTGCACAGCAGGGCAGTAAATGGCGGGAAAGTATAAATGTTTCTGCCGCTGGTAAATTAAATATCTATACTTTCTTTGGCTTTGTACAACGTGAATTGCGCAGGTACTGGAACCTGGTAAATGCAAATCATTCTGTGGAACCTATTTTCATAAATATAGAATCTTCTCAATTCCCGACCAGGATTGTGTTAATCAACTACGCAAAAATAATAGGTTCTTTCAAATCAATGCCCCGGCCGGGCGTGTAG